A portion of the Cryptomeria japonica chromosome 5, Sugi_1.0, whole genome shotgun sequence genome contains these proteins:
- the LOC131039544 gene encoding disease resistance protein Roq1 — translation MRTRNLRVWSLLCSTPVCSLSSHIFYIYPALHLLITSTRSLFSLLSLLFFLCVRYSCPIEMASTSQSRVEESATSASTSGRSYDVFINHRGPDVKHTLATTIYKMLTSGMGLSVFLDSEVFELGDNLPTCLEAAMKTASLHIAIFSENYAQSRWCLDELSFMCKTGTKIVPIFYHVKPEDVRYAKGVYAAAFERHKENGRYTSKKLQEWKDALSSVSNNIGHIVNNKEDENMLLKNITYCAMKETGKLPFMVAKHPVGLDEIVEDFEKITKIQSDRSDQIVPIVGIWGMGGAGKTTLAKELYNRRYPLMKKASLILDIRDAAKNNLLCEKQKKLLEDLGCKNVSVDSIEKGKAILTSNLKSFQALIVLDDVDHVDQLDALLPRQGSESLIGSDSLIIVTTRDLEVLRRWNISSRYQMKPLGTVHAKQLFCWHAFIQESPLNGFEEFEKLVENFLEVCNGLPLSLKVLGGQLYGNLSKESWESQLDKFSRVLHNDIKDKLKISYDALDYEEKEAFLDAACFFIGKKCDLVIELWNGSEWSGLYNLERLRNKCLIEIDDQNSIRMHDHLRDLGREIANEQSPYRLWYPQQKIKVCNEQNGIGIRGIVVTSAACFSDEEFVSCSPRGELMVNTTGGVQALMPSTLGLKFIVARDRSLSHVISEASRDLVWLQWYDIEQRDLQSLFPLKKLTVLQLRGNSDQYKPLQELWVDECDAPSQLRVLTFSHCEGLPGLPKSIGRLKLLKKIVLEYAWHLESLPEEFGLLQSLEHLEIKLSPHLLSLPNSMGNLRNLRHLCLKECHQLERLPDSCKELTLLQHLDLDCCFKITLKEDLMENMSNLEYLDFSMCEQLEKLPLHIANQASLRELNLRSVRNLRELPVKIGQLSKLRKLHVGSHSLTSLPASLGDLSCLTTLKISGCTELQCLPDSVGRLSLLERLEIRYSGVKALPESISQLIDLESLEIENCEVSELDLGVGSSLCKLKTIDLSYNNQLSKISISEDSCAGLETLTIQCNINLTEIENLPSSVRKLVISKCPNLSALPSFAQLTSLREFVLRGCKQVKQIEGLNHCRELEVLEAHTGWEVPSIQGIECMERLRTLQLTAMRKSVVEGCIQSLQKWPGEIVVCLRAVQNAASLVNSLAIPSLRVLDSCSNVQISRRCTTKLVVKQPPKGNAIIVCFVMSTRHWAVFRMYSHTIGEYAGPAAEADVEVEEGRWVWIGVFTQRSKWYGVKCVEISLEWSYCPSKEGIVEEGFLAMVQEEKVMEVFPVLMGLRKI, via the exons ATGCGAACACGCAATCTACGCGTTTGGTCACTTCTGTGTAGTACTCCTGTCTGCTCCCTCTCCTCTCATATATTTTATATATACCCTGCACTTCACCTCCTCATCACGTCAACAAGAAGCCTTTTTTCATTACTCTCTCTGTTATTCTTTCTTTGTGTTCGGTACTCTTGTCCAATTGAAATGGCATCCACTTCTCAGTCAAGGGTTGAAGAATCTGCAACATCTGCTTCTACTTCTGGTAGATCTTACGATGTATTTATTAATCATCGTGGTCCTGATGTCAAACATACACTAGCTACTACAATCTATAAAATGCTTACTAGTGGCATGGGGTTGAGCGTTTTTCTGGATTCAGAAGTATTTGAATTGGGGGATAACTTGCCTACATGTCTAGAAGCAGCAATGAAGACTGCTTCGCTTCATATTGCTATATTTTCAGAGAACTATGCACAATCCCGGTGGTGTTTGGATGAGCTGTCATTTATGTGCAAAACAGGCACTAAGATTGTTCCCATTTTCTACCATGTGAAGCCTGAAGATGTCCGATATGCAAAAGGAGTGTATGCGGCTGCATTTGAACGGCACAAAGAGAACGGTAGATACACCTCCAAAAAGCTTCAGGAGTGGAAGGATGCGCTCTCCAGTGTTTCAAATAATATCGGTCACATTGTCAATAACAAGGA AGACGAGAACATGCTGCTGAAGAATATTACTTATTGTGCTATGAAAGAAACTGGAAAGCTACCATTCATGGTTGCAAAACATCCTGTGGGTTTAGATGAAATTGTAgaagattttgaaaagattacaaAAATCCAATCTGATAGAAGTGATCAGATTGTGCCAATTGTTGGAATATGGGGCATGGGTGGTGCTGGAAAGACCACTCTTGCTAAAGAGTTATATAATAGAAGATATCCACTTATGAAGAAGGCTAGTCTTATATTAGATATTAGAGATGCTGCTAAGAATAATTTGCTGTGTGAGAAGCAGAAAAAGCTTTTGGAGGATCTCGGTTGCAAAAATGTATCGGTTGACAGTATAGAAAAGGGGAAGGCAATTCTCACAAGCAATTTGAAATCTTTTCAGGCATTAATTGTTCTAGATGATGTTGATCATGTAGACCAATTGGATGCTTTATTGCCTAGACAAGGATCAGAAAGTTTGATTGGATCAGATAGTTTGATTATTGTCACTACAAGGGATCTTGAAGTACTTAGGCGTTGGAACATCTCTTCGCGCTATCAAATGAAACCACTTGGAACAGTTCATGCCAAGCAACTTTTTTGTTGGCATGCTTTCATTCAAGAATCTCCACTAAATGGATTTGAGGAGTTTGAGAAGCTTGTTGAAAATTTTTTAGAGGTTTGTAATGGGTTGCCATTGTCACTTAAAGTCCTTGGAGGGCAGCTTTATGGAAACTTAAGCAAAGAATCTTGGGAGAGTCAATTAGACAAGTTCTCTAGGGTTTTACATAACGATATCAAGGATAAATTGAAAATAAGTTATGATGCTTTAGATTATGAAGAGAAAGAGGCATTTTTGGATGCAGCATGCTtctttattggaaaaaaatgtgaCTTGGTAATTGAATTATGGAATGGTTCAGAGTGGAGTGGTTTGTACAATTTGGAGAGGCTGAGAAATAAGTGTCTTATTGAAATAGATGATCAAAATTCCATCAGAATGCATGATCATTTAAGAGATTTGGGAAGGGAGATTGCAAATGAACAATCACCCTACCGTCTTTGGTATCCCCAGCAAAAAATTAAAGTTTGCAATGAACAG AATGGGATAGGCATTCGAGGAATAGTCGTCACCTCTGCTGCGTGCTTTAGTGATGAGGAGTTTGTTAGTTGCTCGCCGCGCGGCGAACTGATGGTGAACACAACCGGAGGAGTTCAGGCGCTGATGCCTTCTACACTTGGACTGAAATTTATTGTTGCTCGAGATCGTAGTTTAAGTCATGTAATTAGTGAAGCATCAAGGGATTTGGTCTGGCTTCAATGGTATGATATTGAGCAGAGAGATCTTCAGTCACTATTTCCACTCAAAAAATTGACGGTTTTACAACTCCGTGGAAATTCGGATCAATATAAGCCCTTACAGGAGCTTTGGGTGGATGAGTGCGAT GCTCCTTCACAGTTAAGAGTGTTGACCTTTTCTCATTGCGAAGGATTGCCAGGGCTTCCAAAGTCAATAGGACGTCTCAAGCTATTGAAAAAAATAGTCCTGGAATACGCATGGCATTTGGAAAGTTTACCAGAAGAATTCGGCCTACTACAATCGCTGGAGCACCTTGAAATAAAGTTATCCCCGCACCTGTTGTCACTACCTAACAGCATGGGTAATTTGAGAAACCTGCGGCATCTATGTTTGAAGGAATGCCACCAATTGGAAAGGTTACCAGATTCTTGTAAGGAGTTAACTCTGCTGCAACATCTGGACTTGGACTGTTGTTTTAAAATCACCTTAAAGGAGGACTTAATGGAAAACATGTCAAATCTAGAGTATTTAGATTTCTCAATGTGCGAACAATTGGAAAAGTTGCCTCTTCACATCGCAAATCAGGCGTCCTTGAGAGAGCTCAACTTACGCTCGGTGAGGAACTTAAGGGAGTTGCCTGTGAAGATCGGTCAACTGAGCAAGTTGCGAAAATTGCACGTCGGGAGTCATTCATTGACAAGCTTGCCGGCCTCTCTTGGAGATTTGTCTTGCTTGACTACACTCAAAATTAGTGGCTGCACGGAGCTGCAATGTTTACCAGACTCTGTGGGGCGTCTTAGTCTCTTAGAGAGATTAGAGATACGCTATTCAGGAGTGAAAGCTTTACCAGAATCAATCAGTCAATTGATTGATCTTGAAAGCCTGGAGATAGAAAATTGTGAAGTCAGCGAATTGGATCTTGGAGTGGGGTCTTCGTTGTGCAAGCTCAAGACGATAGATCTGTCATATAATAATCAACTGTCCAAGATCTCCATCTCAGAAGACAGTTGCGCCGGCCTTGAGACTCTCACAATTCAATGCAATATCAATCTAACGGAGATAGAAAACCTACCAAGTTCAGTCAGAAAACTGGTTATAAGTAAATGTCCCAACTTGTCTGCGCTTCCCAGTTTTGCACAACTAACTTCTCTCCGAGAATTTGTACTGAGAGGGTGCAAGCAAGTCAAGCAAATCGAAGGTTTAAATCACTGCAGAGAATTGGAAGTGTTGGAAGCACATACAGGGTGGGAGGTGCCGAGCATACAAGGCATCGAGTGCATGGAAAGATTGAGAACGCTGCAACTCACAGCAATGAGGAAATCTGTTGTTGAAGGTTGCATTCAAAGCCTGCAG AAATGGCCTGGAGAAATTGTAGTTTGTCTGCGAGCAGTCCAAAACGCAGCCTCACTTGTGAACTCGTTGGCCATTCCTTCTCTCCGTGTCCTTGACTCCTGCTCTAACGTGCAAATTAGTCGGCGTTGCACGACTAAATTGGTTGTGAAGCAGCCCCCCAAGGGCAATGCCATTATTGTTTGTTTTGTTATGTCGACTCGACATTGGGCAGTGTTTAGAATGTATTCACACACAATAGGAGAGTATGCTGGACCGGCTGCTGAAGCGGATGTTGAGGTGGAGGAGGGGAGGTGGGTATGGATAGGTGTCTTCACACAACGTTCTAAATGGTACGGTGTGAAATGCGTAGAAATAAGCTTGGAGTGGTCATATTGTCCAAGTAAGGAAGGCATAGTGGAGGAAGGGTTCCTTGCGATGGTACAAGAGGAGAAAGTTATGGAGGTTTTTCCCGTCTTAATGGGGCTGAGGAAAATATGA